From a single Thermithiobacillus plumbiphilus genomic region:
- the msrB gene encoding peptide-methionine (R)-S-oxide reductase MsrB — MTDKIRKSEEEWQAQLTPEQYRIARQAGTEMPFTGKYNANKEAGVYRCVCCGKPVFDSAQKYDSGSGWPSFWAPKDAEALELHTDPSHGMQRVEVRCSACDAHLGHVFEDGPQPSGLRYCINSASLDFDKEPE; from the coding sequence ATGACGGACAAGATCCGGAAAAGTGAAGAGGAATGGCAGGCGCAACTGACGCCGGAACAATATCGCATTGCCCGGCAGGCCGGCACGGAAATGCCCTTTACCGGTAAATACAATGCCAACAAGGAGGCGGGCGTGTACCGCTGTGTCTGCTGCGGCAAGCCGGTCTTCGATTCCGCGCAAAAATATGACTCCGGCAGTGGCTGGCCCAGCTTCTGGGCGCCGAAGGACGCCGAAGCCCTTGAGCTGCACACCGATCCCAGCCACGGCATGCAGCGTGTGGAAGTACGCTGTTCGGCCTGTGATGCACACTTGGGGCATGTGTTCGAGGACGGCCCGCAACCAAGCGGCCTGCGCTACTGCATCAACTCCGCCTCCCTGGATTTCGACAAGGAGCCGGAGTAG
- the apbC gene encoding iron-sulfur cluster carrier protein ApbC — protein MSTVSELQVQTALKEVQDPYVGKDLVSANEVKQIRVQDGRVEVDLELGYPAKGVSGRFSKDIQQRVSAISGVREVLVNVRQNIRTHQAQKGVKLLPGIKNIIAVASGKGGVGKSTTAVNLALALAHDGASVGILDADIYGPSQPRMLGISGKPTSKDGKSIEPMENHGIKAMSIGFLIDEETAMIWRGPMVTQALEQLLSDTRWGELDYMVIDLPPGTGDTQLTLAQKIPVTGAVIVTTPQDVALLDARKGLKMFEKVGIPILGIVENMSFYICPKCGNEDDIFSHGGGERMAEQYEVDFLGAIPLDRRIRNEADEGKPTVAAEPGSRLGQLYLELGRHVAGKLAVQSVDFSHKFPNIVIQNK, from the coding sequence ATGAGTACTGTCTCGGAATTGCAGGTCCAGACTGCCCTGAAGGAAGTACAGGATCCCTATGTCGGCAAGGATTTGGTCTCAGCCAACGAAGTAAAGCAGATCCGCGTCCAGGATGGCCGTGTCGAGGTCGACCTTGAACTGGGCTATCCAGCGAAGGGCGTCAGCGGTCGCTTCAGCAAGGACATCCAGCAGCGGGTGAGTGCCATCAGCGGCGTCCGCGAGGTCCTGGTGAATGTGCGCCAGAACATCCGCACGCATCAGGCCCAGAAGGGCGTCAAGCTGCTGCCGGGGATCAAGAACATCATTGCCGTGGCCTCCGGCAAGGGTGGCGTCGGCAAGTCCACCACTGCCGTGAATCTGGCGCTTGCCCTGGCTCACGATGGCGCCTCGGTCGGCATCCTCGACGCCGATATTTACGGGCCGAGCCAGCCGCGCATGCTCGGCATCAGTGGCAAGCCCACTTCCAAGGATGGCAAGAGCATCGAGCCCATGGAGAACCATGGCATCAAGGCCATGTCCATAGGTTTCCTGATCGACGAAGAGACCGCCATGATCTGGCGCGGTCCCATGGTGACCCAGGCCCTGGAACAGCTGCTTTCAGATACCCGCTGGGGCGAACTGGATTATATGGTCATCGACCTGCCACCGGGCACGGGCGACACCCAGCTGACGCTTGCGCAGAAGATCCCCGTCACCGGGGCCGTGATCGTCACCACGCCGCAGGACGTGGCGCTGCTGGATGCTCGCAAGGGACTCAAGATGTTCGAGAAAGTGGGAATCCCCATCCTCGGCATCGTCGAGAACATGAGCTTCTACATCTGCCCCAAATGCGGCAACGAGGATGACATCTTCAGCCATGGCGGTGGCGAGCGCATGGCCGAGCAGTACGAAGTGGACTTCCTGGGCGCCATTCCGCTGGATCGGCGCATCCGCAACGAGGCGGACGAGGGCAAGCCGACAGTGGCGGCCGAGCCGGGCTCGCGACTGGGCCAACTCTACCTGGAACTCGGGCGGCATGTGGCCGGCAAGCTGGCCGTGCAGTCGGTGGACTTCAGCCACAAGTTTCCGAATATCGTCATCCAGAACAAATAA
- the dcd gene encoding dCTP deaminase, which translates to MAIKSDKWIRRMAEEQGMIEPFEPRQIKSCEGNPIVSYGLSSYGYDIRCADEFKIFTNVRSAIVDPKQFSEDSFVDFQGDVCIIPPNSFALARTVEYFRIPRRVLTICLGKSTYARCGIIVNVTPFEPEWEGYVTLEFSNTTPLPAKIYANEGIAQVLFLESDEECEVSYRDRNGKYQGQIGVTLPRT; encoded by the coding sequence ATGGCTATTAAATCAGATAAATGGATTCGGCGCATGGCCGAAGAGCAGGGCATGATCGAGCCCTTCGAACCCCGGCAAATCAAGAGCTGCGAAGGCAATCCCATCGTATCCTATGGTTTGTCCTCCTACGGCTACGACATCCGCTGTGCCGATGAATTCAAGATCTTCACCAATGTGCGCAGCGCCATCGTCGATCCCAAGCAGTTTTCGGAGGATTCCTTCGTCGACTTCCAGGGTGATGTCTGCATCATTCCCCCCAATTCCTTTGCCTTGGCGCGTACCGTCGAATATTTCCGCATTCCGCGCAGGGTGCTGACCATCTGCCTGGGCAAGTCCACCTATGCCCGCTGTGGCATCATCGTCAATGTCACGCCCTTCGAGCCCGAATGGGAAGGCTATGTCACGCTGGAATTCAGCAACACCACGCCTTTGCCCGCCAAGATCTACGCCAACGAGGGCATCGCCCAGGTGCTGTTCCTGGAGTCCGATGAGGAATGCGAGGTGTCTTACCGCGATCGCAACGGCAAGTATCAGGGGCAGATCGGCGTCACCCTGCCGCGCACCTGA
- a CDS encoding YqhA family protein, with protein sequence MKNIEYLFEKFLWNSRLIVLTAVLASLAASLALFYMTSVDVFYLIQHVTHYGDASLTTDARETLRAETVAHVVAAVDGYLLATVMLIFALGLYELFISKIDAAAGDHASSRVLFIRNLDDLKDRLAKVVLMILVVTFFERSVRMDFTGPLDLLYFAIGIMLVSLALYFAHKGSGTHLPESRTESH encoded by the coding sequence ATGAAGAACATAGAATACCTATTCGAGAAATTTCTCTGGAACAGCCGCTTGATCGTGCTCACTGCGGTGCTCGCCAGTCTGGCGGCATCCCTTGCGCTCTTTTACATGACCAGCGTCGACGTCTTTTACCTGATCCAGCACGTGACGCACTATGGCGACGCTTCGCTCACGACGGATGCGCGGGAAACCCTGCGCGCGGAAACCGTGGCGCATGTTGTTGCAGCGGTGGATGGATACCTGCTGGCCACGGTCATGCTGATCTTTGCACTGGGCCTTTACGAACTGTTCATCAGCAAGATCGATGCGGCAGCTGGCGACCATGCATCTTCCCGGGTACTGTTCATCCGCAATCTCGATGATCTGAAGGACCGCCTGGCCAAGGTGGTATTGATGATCCTGGTCGTGACCTTCTTCGAGCGCTCGGTGCGCATGGATTTCACCGGTCCTCTGGATCTGCTCTATTTCGCCATCGGCATCATGCTGGTCTCACTCGCGCTTTATTTCGCGCACAAGGGTTCTGGCACGCACCTGCCGGAAAGCCGCACGGAATCACATTGA